In Euphorbia lathyris chromosome 10, ddEupLath1.1, whole genome shotgun sequence, a single genomic region encodes these proteins:
- the LOC136209817 gene encoding disease resistance protein RPS2-like isoform X1 has product MERKSSNKHSGGVPYSKTISQKYKRTREAKLCLLICSMFPRNFSIPVEELVTYGMGLKLFEDVHNLIQARSRIHELIKIINDQKILLLAEQDESGNQYVKMQVGAHELARKIATSYGLEVPSRETIVKWFPNGYIYKNCDVISLVLIRIKWHLINLECPELAILQLKYRQDSENLPLDFFDGMKQLLVLSLDVPSLPQSIHVLKHLRTLHLKVLKLKDMYLIGYFEHLEFLTISTSSLTDIPRQMGLLLRNLRLLDLRNMNLAYIPPGVLSRMLKLEELYLPLSFRRWGCKAKKEDDDHDLLESIDCSDKERIHTSLSEVDDEEERINASLGEIAFLSLNALEACVLRASMLPKNSPVFKHIQKFKILVESNVPFQKGSLNKLQVTGDAYDIKDSGICDFLSRTEDLSLIRIRNLKNFMYQLSDYDFPQLKKVIITECHELEYLGGTTENWIPYASFCELKSLHLSMLSNLKEIWHGPRPVFRWFENLGEIKIRFCHKLKYVFPLSMAGGLIRLKSIEILDCNKMVGIFYDNKEDDRNYVIDFVEQLYLHSLPNLVSVLVHTVDGVHDANEMVSNSVTRLDERCVNNDQELTSAPTSLQVSFIKDKDVTTQMEMYCAFSSELIDKRLTNLKKLRISFCDALSVIFFFKENHVTSSVLNSLEELELHGLRNLRHIWYRIPSKIVAFQKLRVLILSECRNLNLFSPRIANLLVQLQKIQISRCEMMKEIVAEDDEKEEEITGKIKFPQLQALELQYMPNLRVFYGGSCIIRLPLLEAFKLNQCNMMESFSYRYVTTPLLEKIQVNGSLYSLTGDLNTTIMWLMAEKLNK; this is encoded by the exons ATGGAAAGAAAATCTTCAAATAAGCATAGTGGTGGCGTACCATACTCAAAAACTATATCTCAAAAGTATAAAAGGACTCGTGAAGCCAAGTTATGTCTTTTGATTTGCAGCATGTTTCCTAGAAATTTTAGTATACCAGTTGAAGAATTGGTTACATATGGAATGGGCCTAAAGTTGTTTGAAGATGTGCATAATCTGATTCAAGCCAGATCTAGAATTCATGAGCTCATTAAGATCATTAATGATCAAAAAATTTTGCTTcttgctgagcaagatgagtcAGGAAATCAGTATGTTAAAATGCAAGTTGGTGCTCATGAATTAGCACGGAAGATTGCCACAAGCTATGGATTAGAAGTGCCCAGTCGCGAGACTATAGTGAAATGGTTTCCAAACggatatatttataaaaattgcgATGTTATTTCTTTGGTGCTTATAAGGATAAAATGGCACCTTATTAATTTGGAGTGTCCAGAGCTGGCAATACTACAACTTAAATATAGACAAGATTCAGAAAACCTTCCCCTTGATTTCTTTGATGGAATGAAACAGCTCCTAGTTTTATCTTTAGACGTTCCATCACTACCACAATCAATTCATGTGTTGAAGCATCTTCGAACCTTGCATCTTAAAGTACTTAAGCTGAAAGATATGTATTTGATTGGATACTTCGAACATCTAGAATTTCTAACAATTTCTACATCGAGTTTAACTGATATTCCAAGGCAGATGGGACTTCTGCTACGTAATTTGAGGTTACTTGACTTAAGAAACATGAACCTTGCGTACATTCCTCCAGGTGTATTGTCAAGAATGTTGAAACTAGAAGAGTTGTATCTTCCGTTAAGCTTTCGAAGGTGGGGATGCAAGGCGAAAAAAGAAGACGATGATCATGATCTACTCGAATCAATTGATTGTAGTGATAAAGAGAGAATTCACACAAGCCTTAGTGAGGTAGATGATGAAGAAGAGAGAATCAATGCTAGTCTTGGTGAGATAGCGTTTctctcgctaaatgcattagaAGCCTGTGTGTTAAGAGCTTCAATGTTGCCGAAAAATTCACCAGTCTTCAAACATATTCAGAAGTTTAAAATTCTTGTAGAGAGTAATGTACCATTTCAAAAAGGTTCATTGAATAAGCTGCAAGTCACGGGGGATGCTTATGATATCAAAGACAGCGGTATCTGTGATTTTTTAAGTCGAACTGAAGACTTGAGTTTAATAAGAATAAGAAATTTGAAGAACTTCATGTATCAACTTTCTGACTATGACTTTCCACAGCTAAAGAAGGTCATTATTACTGAATGTCATGAACTAGAATACTTAGGTGGTACAACAGAAAATTGGATTCCATATGCTTCATTTTGTGAGTTGAAGAGTCTCCACCTATCAATGTTATCTAATCTGAAAGAAATATGGCATGGACCAAGGCCGGTTTTTCGATGGTTTGAAAACTTGGGAGAAATAAAGATAAGGTTCTGTCATAAACTGAAATACGTATTTCCATTGTCAATGGCTGGAGGATTGATACGACTTAAAAGCATAGAGATACTTGATTGTAATAAAATGGTGGGAATTTTCTACGATAACAAGGAGGATGATCGCAATTATGTGATTGACTTTGTGGAACAACTATATTTACATTCActtccaaacttggttagtgtTTTGGTACACACAGTTGATGGGGTTCATGATGCTAATGAG ATGGTGTCAAATAGCGTAACAAGATTGGATGAACGTTGCGTTAATAATGATCAGGAACTCACTTCAGCACCAACTTCACTACAG GTTTCATTTATCAAGGACAAAGATGTAACTACCCAAATGGAGATGTATTGTGCATTTTCATCCGAATTGATAGATAAAAGGTTGACAAATTTAAAGAAACTCAGAATTTCATTTTGTGATGCACTAAGTGTCATATTCTTTTTTAAGGAAAATCATGTTACTTCTAGTGTGCTTAATTCTTTGGAAGAGTTGGAGTTGCATGGCCTACGAAATTTAAGGCATATATGGTATCGGATTCCGTCAAAAATCGTTGCCTTTCAAAAGTTGCGAGTTCTAATTTTATCAGAATGTCGCAACTTAAATCTTTTCTCACCTCGAATAGCCAATCTTTTGGTTCAActacaaaaaatacaaattagtCGTTGTGAGATGATGAAAGAAATCGTCGCAGAAGACGATGAAAAAGAGGAAGAAATTACGGGTAAAATTAAATTCCCTCAATTACAGGCTTTGGAACTTCAATATATGCCTAATCTTAGAGTATTCTATGGTGGGAGTTGTATAATTAGGTTGCCTCTATTAGAAGCTTTCAAGCTTAATCAATGCAATATGATGGAATCTTTCTCTTATCGGTACGTGACTACGCCATTGCTGGAGAAAATACAAGTAAATGGAAGCTTATATTCGTTGACGGGAGATCTTAATACGACTATAATGTG GTTGATGGCTGAGAAACTCAACAAATGA
- the LOC136209817 gene encoding disease resistance protein RPS2-like isoform X2: MERKSSNKHSGGVPYSKTISQKYKRTREAKLCLLICSMFPRNFSIPVEELVTYGMGLKLFEDVHNLIQARSRIHELIKIINDQKILLLAEQDESGNQYVKMQVGAHELARKIATSYGLEVPSRETIVKWFPNGYIYKNCDVISLVLIRIKWHLINLECPELAILQLKYRQDSENLPLDFFDGMKQLLVLSLDVPSLPQSIHVLKHLRTLHLKVLKLKDMYLIGYFEHLEFLTISTSSLTDIPRQMGLLLRNLRLLDLRNMNLAYIPPGVLSRMLKLEELYLPLSFRRWGCKAKKEDDDHDLLESIDCSDKERIHTSLSEVDDEEERINASLGEIAFLSLNALEACVLRASMLPKNSPVFKHIQKFKILVESNVPFQKGSLNKLQVTGDAYDIKDSGICDFLSRTEDLSLIRIRNLKNFMYQLSDYDFPQLKKVIITECHELEYLGGTTENWIPYASFCELKSLHLSMLSNLKEIWHGPRPVFRWFENLGEIKIRFCHKLKYVFPLSMAGGLIRLKSIEILDCNKMVGIFYDNKEDDRNYVIDFVEQLYLHSLPNLVSVLVHTVDGVHDANEMVSNSVTRLDERCVNNDQELTSAPTSLQVSFIKDKDVTTQMEMYCAFSSELIDKRLTNLKKLRISFCDALSVIFFFKENHVTSSVLNSLEELELHGLRNLRHIWYRIPSKIVAFQKLRVLILSECRNLNLFSPRIANLLVQLQKIQISRCEMMKEIVAEDDEKEEEITGCLY, encoded by the exons ATGGAAAGAAAATCTTCAAATAAGCATAGTGGTGGCGTACCATACTCAAAAACTATATCTCAAAAGTATAAAAGGACTCGTGAAGCCAAGTTATGTCTTTTGATTTGCAGCATGTTTCCTAGAAATTTTAGTATACCAGTTGAAGAATTGGTTACATATGGAATGGGCCTAAAGTTGTTTGAAGATGTGCATAATCTGATTCAAGCCAGATCTAGAATTCATGAGCTCATTAAGATCATTAATGATCAAAAAATTTTGCTTcttgctgagcaagatgagtcAGGAAATCAGTATGTTAAAATGCAAGTTGGTGCTCATGAATTAGCACGGAAGATTGCCACAAGCTATGGATTAGAAGTGCCCAGTCGCGAGACTATAGTGAAATGGTTTCCAAACggatatatttataaaaattgcgATGTTATTTCTTTGGTGCTTATAAGGATAAAATGGCACCTTATTAATTTGGAGTGTCCAGAGCTGGCAATACTACAACTTAAATATAGACAAGATTCAGAAAACCTTCCCCTTGATTTCTTTGATGGAATGAAACAGCTCCTAGTTTTATCTTTAGACGTTCCATCACTACCACAATCAATTCATGTGTTGAAGCATCTTCGAACCTTGCATCTTAAAGTACTTAAGCTGAAAGATATGTATTTGATTGGATACTTCGAACATCTAGAATTTCTAACAATTTCTACATCGAGTTTAACTGATATTCCAAGGCAGATGGGACTTCTGCTACGTAATTTGAGGTTACTTGACTTAAGAAACATGAACCTTGCGTACATTCCTCCAGGTGTATTGTCAAGAATGTTGAAACTAGAAGAGTTGTATCTTCCGTTAAGCTTTCGAAGGTGGGGATGCAAGGCGAAAAAAGAAGACGATGATCATGATCTACTCGAATCAATTGATTGTAGTGATAAAGAGAGAATTCACACAAGCCTTAGTGAGGTAGATGATGAAGAAGAGAGAATCAATGCTAGTCTTGGTGAGATAGCGTTTctctcgctaaatgcattagaAGCCTGTGTGTTAAGAGCTTCAATGTTGCCGAAAAATTCACCAGTCTTCAAACATATTCAGAAGTTTAAAATTCTTGTAGAGAGTAATGTACCATTTCAAAAAGGTTCATTGAATAAGCTGCAAGTCACGGGGGATGCTTATGATATCAAAGACAGCGGTATCTGTGATTTTTTAAGTCGAACTGAAGACTTGAGTTTAATAAGAATAAGAAATTTGAAGAACTTCATGTATCAACTTTCTGACTATGACTTTCCACAGCTAAAGAAGGTCATTATTACTGAATGTCATGAACTAGAATACTTAGGTGGTACAACAGAAAATTGGATTCCATATGCTTCATTTTGTGAGTTGAAGAGTCTCCACCTATCAATGTTATCTAATCTGAAAGAAATATGGCATGGACCAAGGCCGGTTTTTCGATGGTTTGAAAACTTGGGAGAAATAAAGATAAGGTTCTGTCATAAACTGAAATACGTATTTCCATTGTCAATGGCTGGAGGATTGATACGACTTAAAAGCATAGAGATACTTGATTGTAATAAAATGGTGGGAATTTTCTACGATAACAAGGAGGATGATCGCAATTATGTGATTGACTTTGTGGAACAACTATATTTACATTCActtccaaacttggttagtgtTTTGGTACACACAGTTGATGGGGTTCATGATGCTAATGAG ATGGTGTCAAATAGCGTAACAAGATTGGATGAACGTTGCGTTAATAATGATCAGGAACTCACTTCAGCACCAACTTCACTACAG GTTTCATTTATCAAGGACAAAGATGTAACTACCCAAATGGAGATGTATTGTGCATTTTCATCCGAATTGATAGATAAAAGGTTGACAAATTTAAAGAAACTCAGAATTTCATTTTGTGATGCACTAAGTGTCATATTCTTTTTTAAGGAAAATCATGTTACTTCTAGTGTGCTTAATTCTTTGGAAGAGTTGGAGTTGCATGGCCTACGAAATTTAAGGCATATATGGTATCGGATTCCGTCAAAAATCGTTGCCTTTCAAAAGTTGCGAGTTCTAATTTTATCAGAATGTCGCAACTTAAATCTTTTCTCACCTCGAATAGCCAATCTTTTGGTTCAActacaaaaaatacaaattagtCGTTGTGAGATGATGAAAGAAATCGTCGCAGAAGACGATGAAAAAGAGGAAGAAATTACGG GTTGCCTCTATTAG